The proteins below come from a single Eucalyptus grandis isolate ANBG69807.140 chromosome 3, ASM1654582v1, whole genome shotgun sequence genomic window:
- the LOC104437445 gene encoding ADP-ribosylation factor 1, protein MGILFSRMFSSLFGNKEARILVLGLDNAGKTTILYRLQMGEVVSTIPTIGFNVETVQYNNIKFQVWDLGGQTSIRPYWRCYFPNTQAIIYVVDSSDTDRLVIAKEEFHAILEEEELKGAVVLIFANKQDLPGALDDAAITEALELHKIKSRQWAIFKTSAIKGEGLFEGLDWLSNTLKSGGG, encoded by the exons ATGGGGATCCTGTTCTCGCGGATGTTCTCGTCTCTGTTCGGCAACAAGGAAGCTCGGATCCTCGTGCTCGGGCTCGACAATGCCGGGAAGACCACGATCCTCT ATCGGTTGCAGATGGGTGAAGTTGTTTCCACTATTCCAA CGATCGGATTCAATGTGGAAACAGTCCAGTATAACAATATCAAGTTTCAAGTCTGGGATCTCG GTGGGCAAACAAGTATCAG GCCATATTGGAGATGCTATTTCCCTAACACTCAAGCCATCATCTATGTGGTTGATTCAAGTGACACTGATAGGCTTGTGATAGCAAAAGAAGAATTTCATGCTATCTTGGAG gaagaagagttaaaagGGGCTGTTGTCCTGATTTTTGCTAACAAGCAG GACCTTCCTGGAGCGCTTGATGATGCTGCAATAACTGAAGCATTGGAATTGCATAAGATTAAAAGTCGCCAATGGGCTATCTTTAAAACTTCTGCTATTAAAGGGGAGGGCCTTTTTGAGGGCCTCGACTG GTTGAGTAATACGCTGAAATCAGGAGGAGGCTAA